A window of the Halopseudomonas phragmitis genome harbors these coding sequences:
- a CDS encoding pseudouridine synthase gives MRLDRILSNQAQYSRQTSRQLIACGRVTVNGIVCRTPDQEVDRFAAVSLDGALIKPGRPAHYLMLHKPAGYLSATCDPQHPTVMTLLPEAWRNELHIGGRLDRSTTGLLILTNDGLWSRRLTEPRTKLAKVYHVRTRQPISPQTANRFAEGIHFAYEGLTTSPAQLEQLDEHSARLTIYEGRYHQVKRMFHAVGNQVESLHRESMGSIVLDPQLAPGQYRPLSPEEIASLEC, from the coding sequence ATGCGACTCGACCGTATCCTCAGCAATCAGGCCCAATACAGCCGCCAGACCAGCCGTCAACTGATCGCCTGCGGCCGAGTCACGGTCAATGGCATTGTTTGCCGCACGCCGGACCAGGAGGTTGATCGCTTCGCCGCCGTCAGCCTGGACGGCGCCCTGATCAAACCTGGCCGGCCGGCCCATTACCTGATGCTACACAAGCCAGCCGGCTACCTCAGTGCCACTTGCGACCCACAACACCCGACCGTGATGACACTGTTGCCCGAGGCCTGGCGCAATGAATTGCATATCGGCGGGCGGCTGGACCGAAGTACTACCGGCCTGCTGATTCTGACCAACGACGGCCTGTGGTCGCGGCGCCTGACCGAGCCGCGCACCAAGCTGGCCAAGGTCTATCATGTCCGTACCCGCCAGCCGATCAGCCCACAGACCGCCAACCGCTTTGCCGAAGGCATTCATTTCGCTTACGAGGGGTTGACCACCTCGCCAGCGCAACTTGAACAACTGGATGAGCACAGCGCCCGACTAACCATTTACGAAGGCCGCTACCATCAGGTAAAGCGTATGTTTCACGCCGTCGGCAATCAGGTTGAGAGCCTGCATCGTGAAAGTATGGGCAGCATTGTTCTCGATCCCCAGCTGGCCCCGGGTCAGTACCGCCCCCTGAGCCCCGAGGAAATAGCCTCGCTTGAGTGCTGA
- a CDS encoding alternative oxidase has protein sequence MPQSAYSATATDDPLSSHHQPSGLSDQIAFRLTRFLRWFADRFFKKRYGHRAVVLETVAGVPGMVGGMLRHMRSLRRMEDDREWIHTLLEEAENERMHLMTFIEIAKPSWFERLIVLLAQGIFFTCFLLLYIVSARTAHRLVGYFEEEAVYSYTEYLGEIDSGRLANTPAPQIAIDYWQLPADARLRDVVLAVRADEAGHRDVNHSLADSFDQN, from the coding sequence ATGCCGCAATCCGCGTATTCAGCCACCGCCACCGATGATCCCCTGAGCAGTCACCATCAACCATCGGGACTGTCTGACCAGATTGCCTTTCGGCTGACCCGTTTTCTGCGCTGGTTTGCCGATCGCTTCTTCAAAAAACGCTATGGCCACCGTGCCGTGGTGCTCGAAACCGTAGCCGGGGTACCCGGCATGGTCGGTGGCATGCTGCGCCACATGCGCAGCCTGAGGCGCATGGAGGATGACCGCGAATGGATCCACACGTTGCTCGAAGAAGCAGAGAACGAGCGCATGCATCTGATGACCTTCATTGAAATCGCCAAGCCGTCGTGGTTCGAACGGCTGATCGTGCTGCTGGCCCAGGGTATCTTCTTCACCTGTTTCCTGCTTCTGTATATCGTCTCCGCCAGAACCGCGCACCGACTGGTTGGCTACTTCGAGGAAGAGGCGGTCTACAGCTATACCGAGTATCTCGGCGAGATCGACAGTGGCCGACTGGCCAACACCCCAGCCCCGCAAATTGCTATTGATTACTGGCAACTTCCGGCCGACGCCCGACTACGTGACGTAGTACTGGCTGTGCGCGCCGACGAAGCTGGCCACCGCGACGTCAACCACTCGCTGGCCGATAGTTTCGACCAGAATTGA